One segment of Pyricularia oryzae 70-15 chromosome 3, whole genome shotgun sequence DNA contains the following:
- a CDS encoding transmembrane 9 superfamily protein member 2: MQLREMAPSPALLALAAMLTPQLVSAFYLPGVAPTSYKPGDRVPLYVNAIRPVASRQDSMLHSMLSYDYYHTLFNFCQPEGGPESVSESLGSILFGDRIMTSPFELNMAKNDTCKPLCKVTYDAGSAKFVNTRIEQGYSVNWLVDGLPAGELVPDHGSLPDQVLEEPGVTYNSQGFSLGLEDYSTGVIVFNNHYDIYVDYHAVNKKPDQLRVVGVRVTPRSLDYRDKPADCGQHEPLILNDDGETPVQFSYSVYWVESPTVWATRWDKYLRVFDPKIHWFSLINSTVIVLVLVATVMSILVRALRKDIARYNRLDQIDLDDLSGSGGGDSLEDGVQEDSGWKLVHGDVFRTPSHPLLLSVFLGTGAQLFVMTGFTIIFALLGFLSPSSRGSLATILVLSYTVLASVSGYVSARVYKSFGGEKWKLNMVMSPTLIPVIVFSTFFFLNLFLWAKGSSGAVPFLTMLVIVGIWFVISVPLSVAGSFLGFRHSAIEPPVRTNQIPRQIPAASTTWLRPIPSMLLVGMLPFVVIFVELYFIMNSMWFSRVYYMFGFLFLCYGLMIVTTACVTILMVYFLLCAENYNWQWRSFMAAGASAFFVLGHAMLYWISQLSLASLAGSVIYLGYSILLSFLFFVLTGTIGFFASWWFTRKIYSSIKID; this comes from the exons atgcaattacgagaaaTGGCGCCCTCACCGGCGTTGCTGGCACTGGCTGCCATGTTGACGCCCCAATTAGTATCAGCTTTCTACCTCCCAGGAGTCGCGCCGACATCATACAAACCGGGCGACAGGGTTCCTCTATACGTAAACGCCATCAGGCCGGTCGCGTCACGGCAGGACTCGATGCTGCACTCGATGCTCTCTTATGATTACTACCACACCCTGTTCAATTTCTGCCAGCCCGAAGGCGGTCCGGAGAGTGTCAGCGAGAGCTTGGGGAGCATCCTCTTTGGCGACAGAATAATGACTTCCCCTTTCGAACTCAACATGGCCAAGAACGAtacttgcaaaccgttgtgcAAGGTCACTTACGACGCAGGGTCCGCCAAATTTGTCAACACCAGGATCGAGCAGGGCTACAGCGTTAATTGGTTGGTAGATGGTCTGCCAGCGGGAGAGTTGGTGCCGGACCACGGCAGCCTACCAGACCAGGTTCTGGAGGAGCCCGGTGTTACGTACAACAGCCAAGGCTTTTCTCTGGGGCTGGAGGACTACTCTACGGGTGTCATTGTGTTCAACAACCACTACGATATCTACGTCGACTACCATGCAGTGAACAAGAAGCCCGACCAGCTGCGCGTGGTTGGTGTCCGGGTCACACCGCGCTCTCTCGACTACCGCGACAAGCCCGCAGACTGCGGCCAACACGAGCCCCTAATCCTtaacgacgacggcgagacGCCAGTGCAGTTCTCGTACAGTGTCTACTGGGTCGAGTCGCCAACGGTCTGGGCGACGCGCTGGGACAAGTATCTGCGCGTGTTCGACCCCAAGATCCACTGGTTCTCTCTCATCAACTCCACCGTGATTGTGCTCGTGCTCGTGGCCACTGTCATGTCCATCCTCGTGAGGGCCCTGCGCAAGGATATTGCCCGCTACAACCGCCTTGATCAGATCGACCTCGACGACCTGtcaggcagcggcggcggcgactcgCTCGAGGACGGCGTACAGGAGGATTCCGGCTGGAAGCTAGTGCATGGCGACGTTTTCCGTACGCCCTCGCATCCGCTGCTCCTGTCCGTCTTCCTCGGCACCGGCGCGCAGCTCTTTGTCATGACGGGTTTCACCATCATCTTTGcgcttctcggcttcctttCCCCCTCTTCGCGTGGTTCGCTTGCCACCATCCTGGTGCTCTCCTACACTGTCCTGGCATCGGTTAGCGGCTACGTGTCGGCTCGCGTTTACAAGTCGTTTGGCGGCGAAAAGTGGAAGCTTAACATGGTTATGTCACCGACGTTGATACCCGTCATAGTCTTCTCGACCTTTTTCTTCCTCAACCTCTTCCTCTGGGCCAAGGGGTCATCAGGCGCCGTCCCCTTCCTGACCATGCTGGTTATCGTCGGCATCTGGTTCGTCATCTCGGTTCCGCTCTCAGTCGCCGGCTCCTTCCTCGGCTTCCGCCACTCGGCCATCGAGCCTCCCGTGCGCACCAACCAGATCCCGCGACAGATCCCGGCCGCCTCCACGACGTGGCTCCGACCCATCCCCAGCATGCTCCTGGTTGGTATGCTGCCATTCGTCGTCATTTTTGTCGAGCTCTACTTCATAATGAACTCGATGTGGTTCAGCCGCGTCTACTACATGTTTGGGTTCTTGTTCCTCTGCTACGGCCTCATGATCGTCACGACCGCCTGTGTCACCATCCTCATGGTCTACTTCCTGCTCTGCGCTGAGAACTACAACTGGCAGTGGCGTTCCTTCATGGCCGCTGGTGCCAGTGCATTCTTTGTCTTGGGCCACGCCATGCTCTACTGGATCAGCCAGCTGTCTCTCGCCAGTTTGGCCGGTAGCGTTATCTATTTGGGCTACAGTATTTTGCTGTCGTTCCTCTTCTTTGTCCTTACAG GCACGATCGGTTTCTTCGCCAGCTGGTGGTTCACCCGCAAAATCTACAGCTCCATCAAGATCGATTGA
- a CDS encoding anion exchange protein 4 — protein sequence MTAHTSSPVTGHQGLTLPTSSMHHHQDRDGNGANTATSTAGDASQSRPSRPFRRWASSLRSSPYLHRGSSGNADESNGRSKNWWHIHLFRGMANDLRRRAPYYYSDWKDAWNYRVVPATIYMYFANILPALAFSFDMFSKTNMQYGVNEVLLASVLGAVVFAVLACQPLVIVGVTGPITVFNYTVYDIMKPTGVNYLAFMCWIGLWSLVLHWILAVTNSCNWLRYVTRFPCDIFGFYVAFIYLQKGIQVLEPLGEQEPFYLSIAIAVMFFGVAYVCDKIGHSTLFTHSVRVFLKDYGTPLTVIFFTGFVHIGRMRQVELEVLPTGIAFVPTITSRSWIVDFWNIPVGDVFLALPFAVLLTILFWFDHNVSSLIAQGTEFPLKKPAGFHWDLFLLGLTTGIAGILGLPFPNGLIPQAPFHTESLCVSEMVADEDEAGGQKGHYNLRPTHVVEQRASNLVQGLLTLVTMTGPLLIVLHLIPQAVLAGLFFVMGVQALEANGITAKILFLLRDASLTPAGHPLKRIPRRAALWSFVAVELVGFGATFAITQSVAAVGFPVFILALIPVRALLLPRWFTPLELALLDGPTASPFTMESVGGSYGGGGESDATGAVPQDDDAGSDAAAHASLRGGGGVLMSPTAGAVEGDRRRSGEDLAERGAAPPSASSAVHGQSRGEGGDGSIEMRRIGVNRRAQSTRVGSGEQ from the exons ATGACGGCCCACACATCATCGCCGGTGacaggccaccagggcctcacCTTGCCCACGAGCTCAATGCATCACCACCAGGATCGGGATGGGAACGGTGCAAACACGGCGACCTCGACTGCTGGAGACGCGTCGCAGTCGCGGCCGTCGAGGCCATTTAGGCGATGGGCGTCGTCCCTCCGTAGTAGCCCCTACTTGCATCGAGGCAGCTCTGGGAATGCCGATGAAAGCAATGGCAGGTCGAAAAACTGGTGGCATATTCATCTCTTTCGCGGCATGGCCAATGACCTGCGTCGCCGGGCACCGTACTACTATTCCGACTGGAAGGATGCGTGGAACTATCGTGTAGTCCCTGCCACCATCTACATGTACTTTGCCAA TATCTTGCCCGCGTTGGCCTTCTCGTTCGACATGTTCTCCAAGACAAACATGCAGTATGGCGTAAACGAGGTCCTCTTGGCATCCGTCCTCGGCGCCGTCGTCTTTGCCGTCCTCGCCTGCCAGCCGCTAGTCATCGTCGGCGTGACCGGCCCCATCACTGTCTTCAACTATACCGTCTACGACATCATGAAGCCCACCGGGGTCAACTACCTGGCTTTCATGTGCTGGATTGGCCTGTGGTCTCTGGTCCTGCACTGGATTCTTGCCGTCACCAACTCGTGCAACTGGCTGCGCTACGTCACTCGCTTCCCATGCGACATCTTTGGCTTTTACGTTGCCTTTATCTACTTGCAAAAGGGCATCCAGGTCCTCGAGCCTCTTGGCGAGCAGGAACCTTTCTACCTGAGCATCGCCATAGCGGTCATGTTCTTTGGCGTCGCCTACGTCTGCGACAAGATTGGCCACAGTACTCTGTTCACACACTCGGTCCGCGTCTTCCTCAAGGACTACGGCACGCCCCTCACCGTCATCTTCTTCACTGGCTTCGTCCACATCGGCAGGATGCGCCAGGTCGAGCTCGAGGTGCTGCCGACGGGCATCGCCTTCGTCCCGACCATCACCTCGCGGTCCTGGATCGTCGACTTTTGGAACATACCCGTCGGCGACGTCTTCCTCGCCCTGCCCTTTGCCGTGCTCCTCACCATCCTCTTCTGGTTCGACCACAACGTCTCGTCCCTCATCGCCCAAGGCACCGAGTTCCCGCTCAAGAAGCCCGCCGGCTTCCACTGGGATCTGTTCCTCCTCGGCCTGACGACGGGCATCGCCGGCATCCTGGGCCTGCCCTTCCCCAACGGGCTCATCCCGCAGGCGCCCTTCCACACCGAGTCCCTCTGCGTGTCCGAGATGGtcgccgacgaggacgaggccgGCGGCCAAAAGGGTCACTACAACCTCCGCCCGACCCACGTCGTCGAGCAGCGCGCGTCCAACCTggtccagggcctcctgACGCTCGTCACCATGACGGGGCCCCTGCTCATAGTCCTGCACCTGATCCCACAGGCCGTGCTGGCCGGCCTCTTCTTCGTCATGGGCGTGCAGGCCCTCGAGGCCAACGGAATCACGGCCAAGATCCTGTTCCTGCTGCGCGACGCCTCCCTGACCCCGGCCGGCCACCCGCTCAAGCGCATTCCTCGCCGCGCCGCCCTCTGGAGCTTCGTCGCGGTCGAGCTCGTCGGCTTCGGCGCCACCTTTGCCATCACCCAgtccgtcgccgccgtcggcTTCCCCGTCTTCATCCTGGCCCTCATCCCGGTCCGcgccctgctgctgccgcgctGGTTCACGCCCCTCGAGCTCGCCCTGCTCGACGGGCCCACCGCCAGCCCCTTCACCATGGAGAGCGTCGGGGGGTcgtacggcggcggcggcgagagcGACGCCACCGGCGCTGTGCCACAAGACGATGATGCGGGttctgatgctgctgctcatGCTTCGTTgcgtggcggtggcggcgtgcTCATGTCGCCTACTGCCGGTGCCGTCGAGGGTGACAGGCGCAGGAGCGGTGAGGACCTGGCGGAGCGCGGGGCTGCGCCGCCGTCCGCGAGCTCCGCGGTCCACGGCCAGTCCAGGGGTGAGGGTGGTGATGGCTCGATCGAGATGCGCAGGATCGGGGTGAACCGGCGGGCGCAGTCGACGCGGGTCGGCTCGGGTGAACAGTAA
- a CDS encoding 3-hydroxybutyryl-CoA dehydrogenase, whose product MSTLFVAKRQAARAASQLRCFSSTPSRGAAEVKKLGVLGAGQMGLGIALVAARVAQVPVTLVDPSQGALDKGLSLADKLLSKDLQKSRISQEDADATRGRLSPTTSMDSLADVDFVIEAVPEIPNLKYEIFSKLAQICPKHAILATNTSSISITRIAAATTKDATDLSASSRVVSTHFMNPVPVMKGVEIISGLQTSQETLDTAVAFCKAMGKVPSTSADSPGFLANRILMPYINEAVICLETKVGDRDSIDTIMKTGTNVPMGPLQLADFIGLDTCLAIMKVLHTETGDSKYRPSVLLQKMVDAGWLGKKSGKGFYDY is encoded by the exons ATGTCTACGTTGTTCGTGGCAAAGAGGCAGGCCGCCAGGGCCGCATCTCAGTTGAGATGTTTTAGCTCAACACCCTCGCGCGGAGCTGCAGAGGTCAAGAAGCTCGGAGTTCTGGGCGCCGGACAGATG GGACTGGGAATCGCCCTTGTGGCTGCAAGAGTTGCACAGGTCCCCGTCACGCTCGTTGATCCGAGTCAAGGGGCATTGGACAAGGGGCTGTCTCTGGCAG ACAAGCTCCTCTCCAAGGACCTTCAAAAGTCACGCATCAGCCAGGAGGATGCCGACGCCACGCGCGGGCGTCTGAGCCCTACCACGTCCATGGACTCCCTGGCCGATGTGGATTTCGTGATTGAGGCGGTGCCCGAGATCCCCAACCTCAAGTACGAGATATTCAGCAAGCTGGCGCAGATCTGCCCCAAGCACGCCATCCTGGCGACCAACACGTCGTCAATCTCCATCACGCGCATCGCGGCGGCCACCACCAAGGACGCAACCGACCTGTCGGCCAGCTCGCGGGTCGTGTCGACGCACTTTATGAACCCTGTGCCCGTCATGAAGGGCGTCGAGATCATCAGCGGCCTGCAGACGAGCCAGGAGACGCTGGACACGGCTGTGGCGTTCTGCAAGGCCATGGGCAAGGTCCCCTCGACGTCGGCCGACTCCCCCGGCTTCCTGGCCAACCGGATCCTGATGCCGTACATCAACGAGGCCGTCATCTGCCTCGAGACAAAGGTCGGCGACCGCGACTCGATCGACACCATCATGAAGACGGGCACCAACGTGCCCATGGGCCCGCTCCAGCTGGCCGATTTCATCGGGCTCGACACCTGCCTCGCCATCATGAAGGTGCTGCACACGGAGACGGGCGACTCAAAGTACCGCCCCAGCGTGCTGCTGCAGAAGATGGTGGACGCCGGGTGGCTTGGCAAGAAGAGTGGCAAGGGGTTTTATGATTACTAG
- a CDS encoding paraplegin — translation MSRLLRLVPRQLAAGQSVPILLRASPRLPSLHAVRLPRTYRVGAVGSLRSFSHNSRLLSSQNPSEPPEKKDGSEKSSQTPQSPPSDAARSAEATELPLLEGHVRITKEEADSLRDLASDMDEAGRQNFHKWVGIWEQRGAPEVAKDFAQKHLGPGLGFMDGIYLVDVLREHSKPPPEDLFVPQANETNDKSAPTTEKSHQSQTQERPESQDSQASSSPEDLVKGWVQISDEEKQAFLAIVEMLPKNQQANMKAFAECAQKHGVPPAMKELIQKHMKDGINFMDLTMLGRAYLEVSRLPESEKAKLDKTVQNAYNLFSSNPPPGSQQAPSSGDGKEKKGRGSPPPQPDWKSSAVILSFIALWMLTSDSQGGKEITWQEFRSQYLDKGLVQKLTVSGDTVRVDLNPDATRAASGEMLTPRVYFSIGSRDSFERKIEEAQAELGIPSSEQIPISYERPSMIGSLIMSFAPTLLLVGLLAWISRRGVGGGGGNPFKFGKSLAKPYTHESAVKVKFADVAGADEAKLEIVEFVSFLKTPEKFVRLGAKIPRGAILSGPPGTGKTLLAKATAGESGVPFFSVSGSEFVEMFVGVGASRVRDLFKEARKHAPCIIFIDEIDAIGKARDSGARFGGNDEREATLNQILTEMDGFNSNEQVVVLAGTNRPEILDKALMRPGRFDRHIHIDRPTMKGRADIFKVHLARILTKEDFEYLCGRLSALTPGFAGADIANVVNEAALVAARDNADSVTMVHFERAIERVIGGLERKSLVLGPEEKRTVAYHEAGHAVCGWYFQWADPLLKVSIIPRGSGALGYAQYLPSGDAYLMTVNQLMDRMAMTLGGRVSEELHFPTVTTGASDDFKKVTQMATTMVTQWGMSEKLGPLHFNQDPNQVQKPFAESTAQTIDAEVRRIVDEAYKKCRDLLTEKKAEVGIIAEELLRREQLTRDDIVRLLGPREWPDKEEFSKYFDGTNGGKSPLPTGENLRDPPAPPSPPAPEGGEGPVQPAAFRAIEDRR, via the exons ATGTCACGGCTACTAAGACTTGTCCCGAGGCAGCTGGCCGCCGGACAGTCTGTTCCTATACTGCTACGAGCATCACCACGACTGCCGAGCTTACACGCCGTCCGGCTGCCCCGGACATACCGTGTCGGTGCCGTCGGCTCGCTGAGGTCGTTCAGTCACAACTCGCGGCTCCTGTCATCTCAGAACCCATCCGAGCCACCAGAGAAGAAGGATGGCAGCGAAAAGAGCAGTCAAACTCCCCAGTCTCCTCCATCCGATGCAGCAAGGTCGGCCGAAGCAACAGAGCTACCTTTGCTAGAAGGACATGTGCGGATCACGAAGGAGGAGGCCGACTCACTGCGCGACCTGGCCTCTGATATGGACGAAGCGGGAAGACAAAATTTCCACAAATGGGTCGGCATATGGGAGCAGCGCGGCGCACCCGAGGTTGCCAAGGATTTCGCACAGAAGCACCTGGGTCCCGGGCTAGGCTTTATGGATGGTATATATCTGGTTGATGTGCTCCGTGAGCACAGCAAGCCACCGCCGGAGGATCTTTTTGTTCCCCAAGCCAACGAAACGAACGACAAGAGCGCCCCGACTACTGAGAAATCTCACCAGAGCCAGACCCAGGAGAGGCCCGAAAGCCAGGACTCACAGGCGTCGAGCTCTCCCGAGGACCTGGTGAAGGGTTGGGTACAGATCAGCGATGAAGAAAAACAGGCATTCTTGGCCATTGTCGAAATGCTCCCCAAGAACCAACAAGCAAACATGAAGGCCTTTGCAGAATGCGCTCAGAAGCATGGTGTCCCCCCGGCAATGAAGGAGCTGATCCAGAAGCACATGAAAGATGGCATCAACTTTATGGATCTTACAATGTTGGGAAGGGCCTACCTGGAAGTTTCTCGCCTGCCGGAAAGCGAGAAGGCGAAGCTTGACAAGACTGTGCAAAACGCATACAACTTATTTTCTTCAAACCCGCCGCCAGGAAGCCAACAAGCTCCCAGTTCTGGCGATGGCAAAGAGAAGAAGGGGAGAGGAAgtccgccgccgcagcctgACTGGAAGTCTTCGGCAGTGATTCTTTCCTTCATCGCGCTATGGATGCTCACTAGTGACTCTCAAGGTGGCAAGGAGATCACATGGCAGGAATTCCGCAGCCAGTACCTCGATAAGGGCTTGGTGCAGAAGCTCACTGTTTCGGGAGACACGGTCAGGGTTGACCTCAACCCTGACGCGACCCGGGCTGCAAGCGGCGAGATGCTGACGCCCCGCGTCTACTTCTCCATCGGCTCCAGGGACTCGTTCGAGCGCAAGATCGAAGAAGCACAGGCAGAGCTTGGTATCCCATCCTCTGAGCAGATTCCAATCAGCTACGAGAGGCCATCCATGATCGGAAGCCTTATTATGAGCTTTGCGCCAACACTGTTATTGGTCGGCCTTTTGGCGTGGATCTCTAGGCGTGgtgtcggcggcggtggcggcaacCCGTTCAAGTTTGGAAAGAGCTTGGCTAAACCCTACACCCACGAGTCTGCTGTCAAGGTCAAGTTTGCCGACGTAGCCGGTGCTGACGAGGCCAAGCTTGAAATTGTCGAATTTGTGAGCTTCCTGAAGACACCGGAGAAGTTCGTTCGGTTGGGCGCCAAGATTCCACGTGGTGCCATTCTGTCCGGTCCTCCAGGAACGGGTAAGACGCTTTTGGCCAAGGCTACGGCCGGTGAGTCGGGCGTGCCCTTCTTCAGCGTCAGTGGTTCAGAGTTCGTCGAAATGTTTGTCGGTGTCGGTGCGTCTCGTGTGCGAGACCTGTTCAAGGAGGCGCGCAAACACGCTCCTTGCATCATCTTCATCGACGAAATCGATGCTATCGGCAAGGCCCGTGACTCGGGTGCCCGCTTTGGCGGCAACGACGAGCGCGAGGCCACACTGAACCAGATTTTGACCGAGATGGACGGTTTCAACAGCAATGAACAGGTTGTCGTGCTCGCTGGTACCAACAGGCCGGAAATTCTGGACAAGGCCCTGATGCGACCCGGTCGATTCGATAGGCACATCCACATAGACCGGCCCACCATGAAGGGTCGTGCCGACATCTTCAAGGTGCACCTTGCTAGGATTCTTACAAAGGAGGACTTTGAATACCTTTGCGGCCGTCTTTCCGCTCTGACTCCGGGCTTCGCTGGTGCCGACATTGCCAACGTCGTCAACGAAGCTGCACTAGTCG CTGCCAGAGACAACGCAGACAGTGTTACAATGGTCCACTTCGAGCGCGCCATCGAGCGTGTTATCGGCGGCCTGGAGCGTAAATCCCTGGTCCTTGGCCCTGAGGAGAAGCGCACGGTGGCATACCACGAGGCCGGCCACGCCGTCTGTGGGTGGTACTTCCAATGGGCGGACCCTCTCCTCAAGGTTTCCATTATCCCCAGAGGCTCAGGTGCTCTGGGTTACGCGCAGTACCTGCCGTCGGGTGACGCATATCTGATGACTGTCAACCAGCTCATGGACCGTATGGCCATGACTCTCGGTGGACGCGTCTCGGAGGAGCTGCACTTCCCGACTGTGACAACTGGTGCTTCAGACGACTTCAAGAAGGTCACACAGATGGCGACCACCATGGTGACGCAGTGGGGTATGTCGGAGAAGCTCGGACCGCTGCACTTCAACCAGGACCCGAACCAGGTTCAGAAGCCGTTTGCCGAGTCGACAGCTCAGACGATCGACGCCGAGGTGCGACGTATCGTGGACGAGGCCTACAAGAAGTGCCGCGACCTGCTGAcggagaagaaggccgaggtCGGTATCATTGCTGAGGAGCTGCTCCGACGTGAGCAGCTGACCCGTGACGACATTGTAAGGTTGCTTGGCCCCAGGGAGTGGCCTGACAAGGAGGAGTTCTCAAAGTACTTTGACGGCACAAACGGCGGCAAGTCGCCATTACCCACGGGCGAGAACCTTAGGGACCCGCCGGCACCCCCGTCGCCTCCGGCGCCCGAGGGTGGTGAAGGACCGGTGCAGCCTGCTGCGTTCAGGGCGATCGAGGATAGGAGGTAA
- a CDS encoding anaphase-promoting complex subunit cut9, whose amino-acid sequence MEQFLRDWRQDALNKAQYESAIFVGDKLLAITGDDKDAFWLAQVHFASGSYTRAQALLSKSDLVSRNPSCRYLSAHCLIKQGQYDEALNVLGDRNPTHLIPTASNKRRARGPDAGARSKQPSTGFSRSAAAITGAKSSLSLERQHQRDDEATAAAEEEDALVRRYEAGMCYLRGLCFAKQNAFDRAKECYKDAVRIDVQCFEAFQQLTKNHLMSPDEEWQFLESLGFDSIRVSTPGGEGDDDASAEAATFTKMLYSTRISKYRNPDAFQTAAESLSSHYGLANNPDLLLARADLLYTQCRYRDALGITGSILDADKYNFSVYPLHLACLHELRMTNVLFLVAHDLADHHPEEPCTWLAVGIYYFSIGRVAEARRYFSKASMMDAHFGPAWIGFAHTFAAEGEHDQAISAYSTAARLFTGTHLPQVFLGMQNHAMNNMTVAEEFLKTAYGLCREDPLLLNEMGVVFYHQDRLKDAAAMFRRALDVAEANDGDPQAWLSARTNLAHALRRQRHFNQALDQFDEVLRLGGKDPAIFCAKGLIHLDQGRPGDAVVVLHEALAISPQDPIATELLNKALEDTAGATLLGGEDGDDDDDALGATGPDIAAFERGLVERDRALREQRQARAAATAAAGAAGRPVRDKGKGKERAGTRHRRRESLMDMSDIE is encoded by the exons ATGGAGCAATTCCTCCGTGACTGGAGACAAGATGCCCTGAACAAGGCTCAGTACGAATCTGCCATCTTTGTCGGCGACAAACTGCTGGCCATAACAG GTGACGACAAGGACGCCTTTTGGCTAGCCCAAGTCCACTTCGCCTCGGGCAGCTATACCCGCGCCCAAGCCCTGCTATCAAAGTCCGATCTCGTATCCCGCAATCCATCATGCCGTTATCTTTCCGCACATTGCTTGATCAAGCAAGGCCAGTACGATGAGGCCCTCAATGTCCTCGGTGACCGCAACCCTACCCACCTGATTCCTACCGCATCCAACAAGAGGAGAGCGCGTGGCCCCGACGCCGGCGCGAGGTCAAAACAGCCTTCGACGGGGTTTTCTCgaagcgccgccgccataaCAGGCGCAAAGTCTTCACTGTCCCTGGAGAGACAGCACCAGCGGGATGACGAAGCGACAGCCGCAGCGGAAGAGGAGGATGCCCTAGTGCGCCGCTATGAGGCCGGCATGTGCTATCTGCGAGGCCTCTGCTTCGCCAAGCAAAACGCCTTCGACCGTGCAAAGGAGTGTTACAAGGACGCCGTCCGCATCGATGTCCAGTGCTTCGAGGCCTTCCAGCAGCTAACCAAGAACCACCTCATGTCGCCAGACGAGGAGTGGCAGTTTCTCGAGTCGCTAGGGTTCGACTCGATCCGCGTGAGCACTCCAGGAGGGGAAGGCGACGATGACGCCTCGGCCGAGGCTGCAACCTTTACCAAGATGCTCTATAGCACCCGCATCTCCAAATATAGAAACCCGGACGCCTTCCAAACGGCGGCCGAGTCGCTGTCAAGTCACTACGGCCTCGCAAACAACCCAGATCTGCTTCTAGCTCGCGCGGATCTCCTCTACACGCAATGTCGCTACAGGGACGCTCTAGGCATCACGGGGAGCATCCTCGACGCCGACAAGTACAACTTTTCCGTCTACCCGCTCCACCTCGCGTGCCTACACGAGCTACGCATGACCAACGTGCTCTTCCTCGTCGCGCACGACCTTGCCGACCATCATCCCGAGGAGCCCTGCACGTGGCTCGCTGTTGGCATCTACTACTTCAGCATCGGCCGCGTGGCCGAGGCCCGCCGCTACTTCAGCAAAGCCAGCATGATGGACGCGCACTTTGGCCCGGCCTGGATCGGGTTCGCGCACACTTTTGCCGCTGAGGGTGAGCATGACCAGGCAATATCGGCCTACAGCACCGCCGCAAGGCTCTTCACGGGTACCCACCTGCCCCAGGTCTTCCTGGGCATGCAAAACCACGCCATGAACAACATGACAGTAGCCGAGGAATTCCTCAAGACGGCCTACGGTCTGTGCCGCGAAGACCCGCTCCTCCTCAACGAGATGGGCGTCGTATTTTACCACCAGGACCGCCTCaaggacgccgccgccatgttCCGCCGCGCCCTCGATGTCGCCGAGGCCAACGATGGCGACCCTCAAGCCTGGCTGTCGGCTCGTACCAACCTGGCTCACGCCCTGCGCCGCCAGCGCCATTTCAACCAGGCCCTCGACCAGTTTGATGAAGTCCTGCGTCTGGGCGGCAAGGACCCGGCCATATTCTGCGCAAAGGGTCTGATCCATCTCGACCAGGGCCGGCCAGGagacgccgtcgtcgtcctgcACGAGGCGCTCGCAATCAGTCCGCAGGACCCCATCGCCACCGAGCTGCTCAACAAGGCCCTCGAGGACACGGCCGGCGCGACTCTCCTCGGTGGTGAAGACggggacgatgacgacgatgccCTCGGCGCGACGGGGCCAGACATAGCTGCCTTTGAACGGGGCCTTGTCGAGCGCGACCGCGCTTTGCGGGAGCAGAGGCAGGCGAGGGCGGCGGCTACTGCTGCGGCCGGGGCGGCAGGGAGACCGGTGCGGGACAAGGGGAAGGGGAAGGAGAGGGCGGGGACGAGGCACAGGAGGAGGGAGAGTCTCATGGATATGAGCGATATCGAGTGA